One part of the Solanum dulcamara chromosome 3, daSolDulc1.2, whole genome shotgun sequence genome encodes these proteins:
- the LOC129882369 gene encoding protein ENDOPLASMIC RETICULUM-ARRESTED PEN3: MEDGARRTIQGQVGDRVKLNVGGKLFETTVSTLRSGGPDSLLSALSNRNSGDPVFIDRDPEIFSALLALLRSNRLPSTAKRFSNQELIDEAVYYGIESQLRSALAPSQLSGIDASLFSAIRPSSDGVVTDFNAVDSDGSVWVAHGGQVSVYDWSLTHTETIRTHLDFISSIRKVGPDLAVVGSEFESGLHFYNLANGRRVGSVEWTDPSDPRIYKARVRAIGDSPDSVFAAFECQHRENCVLSIDKFTMKVVSELGRQTGNSAKSTVVGKLTFLPEINALVGVSVTAGAFGYSGYVRLWDSRSGDVVWETNEPGSGRSSRFGDSFADVDFDREDLTMFKICSKSGDLAVADLRKLSEDPWVYLEEKNPCMRHAGGGTSSLIHCYRKQVFVGRGGELEVWSRMGEKGSDAERERVLHEGLYRRNYMDKVEDAGRGIIKKIEGAGDRLFVTREDAEGIEVWQSSQFSGAVLNL, encoded by the coding sequence ATGGAGGACGGTGCACGACGTACCATTCAAGGGCAAGTCGGTGATCGTGTAAAGCTCAACGTCGGCGGCAAGCTCTTTGAAACCACAGTATCCACACTTCGCTCCGGTGGACCAGATTCTCTTTTATCCGCCTTATCAAACCGGAATTCCGGCGACCCGGTTTTCATCGACCGGGACCCCGAAATCTTTTCGGCTCTCTTAGCTCTTCTCCGGTCTAATCGTCTACCTTCGACGGCAAAACGTTTCTCCAATCAAGAGCTTATCGATGAAGCTGTTTATTACGGAATTGAATCACAACTCAGATCTGCACTCGCTCCGAGTCAACTCAGTGGAATCGACGCTTCACTTTTCTCAGCCATTCGTCCATCCTCTGATGGCGTTGTAACGGACTTCAACGCTGTAGATTCTGATGGCTCCGTTTGGGTTGCTCACGGCGGGCAAGTTTCGGTTTATGATTGGAGTTTGACCCATACCGAAACTATTAGGACTCACCTTGATTTCATCAGCTCTATTCGGAAAGTTGGACCCGATTTGGCTGTTGTTGGTTCTGAATTCGAATCGGGGCTCCATTTTTACAACTTGGCTAATGGGCGTAGAGTTGGGTCTGTGGAATGGACCGACCCATCTGACCCTAGAATTTACAAGGCCCGAGTACGCGCCATTGGTGACTCGCCGGACTCTGTTTTTGCTGCCTTCGAGTGTCAACATAGAGAAAATTGTGTTCTGAGTATTGATAAGTTTACGATGAAAGTGGTTTCGGAGTTGGGAAGACAAACTGGCAATTCGGCGAAGTCAACTGTCGTCGGAAAGTTGACTTTTTTGCCGGAGATTAATGCGCTGGTCGGTGTTTCAGTTACTGCCGGAGCTTTTGGGTATTCCGGTTACGTGCGGTTGTGGGACTCCAGGTCCGGAGACGTTGTGTGGGAGACGAATGAGCCGGGTTCAGGTCGGAGCAGCCGGTTCGGGGACTCTTTTGCTGACGTTGACTTTGACAGGGAGGATTTGACTATGTTCAAGATATGTTCAAAATCAGGTGATTTGGCTGTGGCAGACCTACGTAAATTAAGTGAAGATCCATGGGTTTATCTGGAAGAGAAAAATCCATGTATGAGACATGCAGGTGGTGGAACCAGTAGCTTGATTCACTGTTATAGAAAGCAGGTGTTCGTGGGAAGAGGAGGAGAGTTGGAAGTGTGGTCGAGAATGGGAGAGAAGGGAAGTGATGCTGAGAGGGAAAGGGTGTTGCATGAAGGATTGTATAGGAGGAATTATATGGATAAAGTGGAAGATGCTGGAAGAGGGATCATAAAGAAGATTGAGGGAGCTGGAGATAGGCTGTTTGTTACTAGAGAAGATGCTGAGGGTATTGAAGTGTGGCAAAGTTCTCAGTTTTCTGGTGCTGTTTTAAATTTGTGA